DNA sequence from the Electrophorus electricus isolate fEleEle1 chromosome 19, fEleEle1.pri, whole genome shotgun sequence genome:
agatagatagatagatgtgagTCATAGTGAAAGTAGCTATACAGCATCACTGAGGATTGATGTAAAGATACTGATTTGGGTTCAGAAATTACAAAAGCGACTATAACCCTACTCGACTATAACCTTAGCCGTCCCCCCTAGCCGGGGGACGCGATCTGACGTTAGTATATATAAGATTATTTATGTGGGATTAGTTAATGTCAGATATATATTTCTGAGGGTTACTGTAAGAATGTTTCTTCATAATGAGAATGATTTTATGTCTGAAGGGGGGAGCCGTGAGAGCGCTCATCTGGCCTGATAGCCTAGTGACAATGATTATGACTGGGAGGCAAGAGTTTAATAATGCTAATCTGGGGTCAGTCATGTCCTAGTGAGTGATATTGAAAGCCATAGTATGACTCTTATTTACTATATGGCTGGGAGCTTGTAAGAATGCTAACTATTTTCATAATGAGTGTGAATCTATGGACTACTTTAAAACTTGTAGATCCCCCTTATTGATAATACTAAGGAATATTTGAAACTTGGACATGGCTTGCTCAGATTGCACACAGTGTAGtttactgttattgttatcTGTggttatgttttatgtatttaaccttttttcctctcattatTCTCGttagttttctctctcattatcttATTCACTAACAGGCACTACTGTGTGCATTAGTGAAATCGGAAATAGtggaaatgtgacattttaaatttaacaaTCCATTGTGTAGTGTTATTTGCCACAAATGTATTGTAGCCGCTAGAGGGAGATGTGAACCCGCTAATAAAACTTGCTTAACCGCAGCAAAGAGCTGAGGTAAAATTCTTGGTTTGAGATGGAAATAttgttatctatctatctatctatctatctatctatctatctatctatctatctatctatctatctatctatctatctatctatctatctatctacaggGTCTGGATAAAGGAATGGAGAAACGATAGATGGAAAATTGTGAATTCTGTTTCCATTAGACTGACACAATGCTGAAGACAGAGGTCAGTCTATCTGGTGACAATGTGCATGTAATGGAGCTGCCATGCACCGTACagaatcattattattaatatctaTTAATATCAAGTACTAAACAAGCCTGATTAAGCCTGAATAAATTACATGTTATCTCCTTATTGATGTTAGACCTTCTAGGAATGCTAATACTCAATTCCTggtgtatttttaaagtaaaacatttagCAGTAGTTTTGGACCACTTCTACTTTTACAGCAGTAACATTTTACCCAAATAATCTGTCTTTACTCGAGTATAGGATTTctgtactattattattactgctttGTATGTAGTAACTTGCCTGTACAAATATGGGCAACTCTCTATTACGTTTTACAGTTGGTAGACAATGTTTTAACTTTGGTTCTCACCAGATGTAAGTGACCCAACCTACAGGAACACAGAGTGAAATACAACTCTTCAGATATTTAGCTAACTTTTAAAATTCACCTTGATCAAGAGTTCTTGTTTACTGCTCCTTACACCAGgttgtgtgtctttgtacaTCACTGCAAGAAATATTTTGTGATGCTCAAGGCGTGGAGTCATTGCTGGTCACAGAGGGTCCCTGAGTCTGGGTCACCAAGTTATTTCTGCAACAGGTTTATCAAGCCATACTTTTGcggtgttttgtgttgttatcTGTTTGCCAGTGTAGTTCATGATTTTGAATGTGTCACAGTGGATATTTCACTTTAGCTGTCTGTTAGCTGTCCAATCTTCTATTCTCCACCTGTTTGATGATCGAGTCCTGGGAATCCCTGCCCTCTACTTCACATTTAATACAATGCCTGTCTgcctttttaattatttcaatatattcgttttcatttttcattcaacAGTCACGAACAAAGTCATTTTTTTAGTTTACCTGCATATCTTTTTATTCTGGAAACCCAGGAGTCTCTTatacagaacattttaataactGACATGGTTTTTAACTTTGCTGTTCAGCATTTGAGTTATTCTTGTTATGGCAATTACAAGTGTAAAAAGACTATGCATTCCATGCTATAAgcttaatttcttttctttaacaTTTCAAATACCAGAAATGAATTTAGACAGTTGATTTAGGAAAAGCAAtccagaacagaaaacaaacaaaaaaatgtgtgtttctaTAGCTATACTGCTATTTGCTATGTCTTTACCTGTTTCTAATCCCAgtctttatcacacacacacacacacacacacacacacacacacacacaaattactcATGAATATTCtaatgaaaatacataaattaaatcAGATATGCCATAGGCATAAAAATTCATACAGTACCAATAGAATGCACAGCCAGAATGCattaagcatacacacacattatctccTTCATGGTGGTTTTCTATTGAACTGTGGGTTAGTGTGTTATACTGCTATGTATTGTGGTTTAATGTTTTAGAGCACTGCCATACTGCTGCATTTGTCCACAATCAATCCTTAATTTTAacataaaagataaaacaaaacataaatgaccacacacacctatacactcaacaaaaaaacaaacagtacatATTTTGGAAgaaatacaatatattaaagtccAATGAGAGATTTGAGCTGTTATAGAGGAGCAAGTAAAGCATCATTGGATAATTACAGCAATATATTTACATGAAGGTTAGTGATGCCACTGTACAAACAGTACAGTCTTAGTACAGTATTATGTCAGTGTGTGCCAATTTCCAGCCCTGAAAGGCCTTAGAACggttctatctatctatctatctatctatctatctatctatctatctatctatctatctatctatctatctatctatctatctatctatctatctatctatctatctatctatctatcaactGGAGTACCATTAACAGACATACTACTAACTGGATTACTACTAACTGAAGTACCTCTAACTACAGTGCCATTATCAGTGTAATTAGTGAATTAACGGTTAGTGTATTACCACTAACTTGACTACCACTACCTGGAGTACCACTAACTGGAGTACTATTTGGAGTATCACTGCATCAAACCTTCAGGGCTGGAGGCATACACATGCTCTTTTACAGCTATTCATCTAAAAAACGATTTAcatgggactttttttttttttttttttttttttttttttttttttttttttaccatttcatAGCAGTTTATGATTGAGAAATATCTTCATATATATCCTACAATGTATGCCCTAATTCAGATTCTGGTCTTCTTTTCTGAGCTTCATTGCCTGTTTTTCATTACTGGCAGAACAATGACAACTTCCCAGGCAAAATATATCACACCATGATGAATCAGATGAATATAATTTGAAtctcaataaatatatatagccTCCTAAATTGCTGCCAGCACATTCCTGTTAATACCCTACAAGAAAAGATTTTCGTCATTTAAATTATACTTTGCGTAAAGCAGCAGCTAAATATAAACCAGCTAATACTGAGCTGATCTGATAAATTGTGGACATTATACAGTGCAAACGCTTACAatctacaaatacacaaacagaacaaaatatcttaaaatactaacaatatacaaatgtaatacatttaatacactgGCATTTCCATGCTGAAGGTATAGAACTGCACACAGGGACAAACACAAGTGAAACATTCCATAATGTCACACTCTTGGTGACACTATGTAATGGTTGCAGCTCTACCTCGACACCTCCAGCATGTCCAAATGAAGCCCTTTATCGAGATTTAAATAAAGATTCAGTTCAGGGGTTACAAACCCCTGATGATATCACTGTCATAAGCAAAAGAAAAGACTCTACATATTCATATGATATGGCCATTTTTAAAAGAGACCTATTTCAAATTGGACGTACTGCAACATAATGTGCCTGGACTTCAAACAACCCAGGGAGGCAGGCTTTCCAGGGGCAACTGAAAGGGACAGCTGAAAAATCAGCAGCTTATATGGATAGAGATTTATGTGTTCTTTGTGGTCACAATAGGTTGCTTTTTTGTGGCAAAATCTAAAAGGTATTTATGCAGATTGCGCTTGGCATATGTAGTGTTTTGTTGAAGGTGCCCCAGATCTAGGCCCTTAAAGTGCACTTTGTATCTGTATGTTATACAGAATTACAGGAACAGTGCAGGATGGTCACACAAGTGTATTTTTCACTGTTGATACGTGATCAACTATGTCAGCTTGAAAGACAATCACACAGACTGATGGATCAGCATGTAAAAGAGACAGATTCAAATTACTTCTGAATGTATAAAatcaagaaacaaacaaaaacaaaatgcaaaaaatgagCAGAAAATATTCTGCCAAAAGCCTCTGGGTAACAGAAAGCCAGTGTCCTTCAGAAATACAACAGCCTCACATTAAAAGCCACAGTCAAAGCTGTGCGACTTCAGTCTCCTCTATCCCTGGGAGTGAGTGTGGAAGGGAGTTACAGTGTGTCATATATACGCCCAGTACGCAGTGATCCCCATTCACATCACTTAGCCATCTGAGGGTGTCCGTATGCTTCAGTGAATAtcagtgagagaaaaatgagaggtCAAAGCTAGACTGACCTTTCCCTTCGGAGTTAAACCATGAGTGAGACTCTTAAAAGCTAGCCTGCTGCTATCTACACTCTACATGAGGGTCAAAAGAACTCgtgtatagtatatgtatgcctcaaatatatatacaacaaAGCTTAACCGATGCCGAGAGCTAAAGGTAGTGTGCTGTTTTCTGTAGTATGACAGTAGGAGTCCTACTGTTAATGTCTGGTCCTACTGTTAATGTCAGTCACAGTGCTCTACATCTATGAGTGATGGAGCTTTCAGAGTCTCGTCTGAGGCCCGTGTCCTGGGTCAGAGTGTGGACGAGACCTGCGTCAGCCCCAGCGCATTGGAGTCCTCCTTTCCCACCTGCGTGATGGAGGATAGTTCCATGACTAGTCATGCCGGCTTGGCCGTCCTGGGGGGGCCCTCGGCCGCCCGCAGGGGTCGCCCAGGCCCTGCTCTCGCCACCCcactgccccgcccccccctctcacccctccccctcgcCGGCAGGCAGAAGTCCTTAAAGCAGCGCTTGAAGTTCTCATCCAGGAAGGCGTAGAGCACGGGATTGAGACTGCTGTTGGTGTAGCCTAGTGCCACGCAGAGGAAGTAGGCAGCCATCACTGCTGCTGTCTCGGGGATGGCCACCAAGGCTttgaggaggatgaagatgtGAATGGGTGTCCAGCAGACGACAAACGCGGCCACTACAACCAGCACGAGGCGGGTGATGCGGCGGAGGTTGCGGTCCTTCTCCCGTGAGCCAGAGAGCAGACGCACACTGCGCAGACGCAGCAGCATGAGCGAGTAGCATGCGCTGATGATGAGGAGGGGCACCACGAAGGCCACAGCGAACACACAGACCTTCATCAGTGTGTCCCAGTACTCGTACGGCTCGGGGAACTGCAGCGCACACTCCGTGGTGCCTGCGATGGGTGATTGAGAGAAATGGCAGCAAAGGAGGGAAGAAGACAATTGGTTTAGAAAAGGGTAAGAGGAGGACTGTaagggaaagatgaatgaatgTAGATGAATGTAGATGAACAACACCCCGCAACAAAGGTATCGTATAAAGCCCCTCTAAGCCAAAGTCAACACAGTGGTGGTAAAATCTAGTACAATATCTtctttaacaaattattttctctCAGCATTATCTATAGCTAACCCTGCTCTAAGTCTAGCAGCCTGTAAGGGTCATTGTTAAAACACACAGCCTACCTGATGTTTAGCCCATTCCAAGTATTTGTGAAAGGGCTGACCATGCAACATCATGGCATAAATGTCTCAGCACAAATGCAGTGAAGAGAGCCAACTGCCACATGCTGTCTGTGTGATGACCTCATGACTGCCCTCATGCATCACTTCGCATCAACAGATGGAGGCATGAGCTGTGTAATTACCATCAGTGCAGTGCAAGGAAACTAAACTCTGTGCTTGAGCCATTGCCTTAGCTGGTTCTCGGAAGCCTTAGTCCCACCCTGTTCCCAATTCCTCCACATAACCCTTGGCCCCGCCCCTTTCCCACTTCCTCCACATAACCCTTGGCCCCGCCTCTTTCCCTCTACCGCCACAGAAGCCTTACCCCCACCTCTTTCCTGCTTGCTTCACAAGCTCGCTCAGCGCAACTCACCATTATTGGTCTGTGTGCCACCTAGCACCATAGCTGGCACTCCAGCTGCTGAGGACAGCACCCATATGCCCACATTGATGCCCTTGGCGACAAGTGGCGTGCGGAAGTCCAGCG
Encoded proteins:
- the LOC113579290 gene encoding delta-type opioid receptor-like — translated: MDSNLVEIVKEDKCPPTLADECAVNTSLTGDTESQNLTLSSEWTHEPMFALTPVIAAVYILVFIVGLVGNCLVMYVIIRYTKMKTATNIYIFNLALADALVTTTMPFQSANYLLNSWPFGEVVCKVFISIDYYNMFTSIFTLTMMSVDRYVAVCHPVKALDFRTPLVAKGINVGIWVLSSAAGVPAMVLGGTQTNNGTTECALQFPEPYEYWDTLMKVCVFAVAFVVPLLIISACYSLMLLRLRSVRLLSGSREKDRNLRRITRLVLVVVAAFVVCWTPIHIFILLKALVAIPETAAVMAAYFLCVALGYTNSSLNPVLYAFLDENFKRCFKDFCLPARGRGERGGRGSGVARAGPGRPLRAAEGPPRTAKPA